TCAATCTCGTCGGCATTCGGGAGATGACGATCGTCAGCAATATCTTCGCCGTGTCGAAGCTGATTCCGCTCGTGCTGTTCATCACGATCGGCCTGTTTTTCATCGACAGCAGCCGCTTCTCATTCGCCGAGCCGCCCGATTACCAGCCGTTCTCGAAAGCGGTGCTGCTTCTCGTGTTTGCGTTCAGCTTCGAGGCGTCGATGATTCCAGCCGGCGAGGTGCGCAACCCGGCACGTGATTATCCACGGGCGCTCCTCATCAGTCTGTCCATCGTTGCCGTCGTCTATGTGCTCGTGCAAGTGGTATCGATCGGCACCCTGCCGGGTCTGGCTACTTCCGACCGGCCGCTCGCCGACGCAGCAGGAGTCTTCCTCGGAAGCACGGGCGCCTATCTGATTACGATCGGAGCGCTCATCTCCACATCGGGCACGCTGAACGCGGGCATTCTGTTCACGAGCCGGGTCCCGTTCGCGCTCGCGGAGCAGGGTCAGCTCCCGAGTGCGCTCGCAAGGATTCATCCCCGCTTCCGCACACCGCACGTCGCAATTCTTCTCTCAGCGTCGGTGATTCTCGTGCTCACGATTTTCAACACGTTCATCACCGCCGCGACAATCTCGGCGATGGTGCGCCTGTCGCTCTACATCATCACGGCGA
This portion of the Gemmatimonadaceae bacterium genome encodes:
- a CDS encoding amino acid permease, which gives rise to MRRWDLVALIINNVIGAGIFGLPAALYLLAGTYSLLAFIACAFVIGIVALVFAEMSTRFTETGGPYLYARKTLGPLVGFEVGWLNWIARLTGFAGVCNLFLIYLALFVPGANEGALRVALIVAVVGVYTTINLVGIREMTIVSNIFAVSKLIPLVLFITIGLFFIDSSRFSFAEPPDYQPFSKAVLLLVFAFSFEASMIPAGEVRNPARDYPRALLISLSIVAVVYVLVQVVSIGTLPGLATSDRPLADAAGVFLGSTGAYLITIGALISTSGTLNAGILFTSRVPFALAEQGQLPSALARIHPRFRTPHVAILLSASVILVLTIFNTFITAATISAMVRLSLYIITAICLIVLRRRGDKPAPAFQVPGGLFIPVLTIALSCWLLSNSSAREARDAGLAALVGLALYGLTKLRYRG